The Gracilibacillus caseinilyticus genome segment TGCATTGTTTGGTATAAGAGGAATCCAGAACAATAAGTACACTGCCAAAAAATCGATTAAATCTGATTTTACTGAAGGCTTCCGCTATTTAAGGAGTAACCGTTTATTACTTCAATTATTCGGAGTCATGTTTATTGGTCAATTAGTTTTTCATACATGTATCGCTTTCTTGTCGCCTTACACGATAGAGTATTTAAACCAATCAGCACAAATTTATGGTTTGCTTGATGCATTTGTTTCTATTGGTGGTGTCATAGCGGGGCTGTTAGGTACCTGGTGGTGGAACAAAAGTAAAAACTATTTATCTGTCAGTTCATTACTAGTGGTGATATTTGGCTTATTATCTATAGGTTGGGCACCTTCTCTGTTTTTCGCTTTTGCAGGGGCGCTGCTTATTGGTATTGGGACGACATGGATACGTGTTTTGCTTCAATCGGTTCAGCAAATTGCGACAGATAAAGCATTCCATGGAAGAATGTCCAGTTATCGCATGATATGTAATCAAGGGTCTGTCGTCATTAGTGGACCTATACTTGGATGGATAGCAAGTACATATGGTGCAAATATGGTCTACACTGCACTTCTGTTGCCTGTAGTGGCAGCCATTATATTTGCATTTAGACAATCAAAACACCAAGGATTTATACAGATTACAAAGAGAAAAACAGCGTAGGAGGAATGGTATTCTTGATACGTCAATTTAGCTTGCTAGACATACAGAATATTGTTCCGTTAATGGAACAGTTAGGTTATCCAGCCAATAAATCGCAGCTGGAGAAAAGGCTTTCTGCTATTGGAGAGCTATCGAACGCTTACATGCTTGTAGCTGAAATGGATGGAGAAGTGTTCGGTTTCTTAGGAATGTTTCTACAGCATTACTTTGAATACGATGGTCAGTATGCTCAAATTGGTATATTTATAGTTGATAAGGACCATCGTCGACAAGGAATTGGTAAACAGATGCTTGAACGTGCAGAAAAATGGGCAAAAGCCAATGGCGCACGTGCAGTTATGATAAATAGTGGAAATCGAAATGAACGATTGGCAGCTCATCAAATGTACGAAAATTTAGGTTATGAGGCAAAGAGCATAGGATTTATAAAAAATATTATAATCAATGACTCAGATGATGGAGAGACCTAATGATACTAGCCTGCATAGCATTAACGGCTAACTCACTTTATTATATAAAAAACACCTGGTAAACTGCACCTTCCAATTATATGTTGCTAATTACTAGCTTAATGGTTTTGACTCTCACGGTTATCGGTATGAAAGACAAGGAAAATTTGCAAACAAAAACAAGAACCTGGTTTACCATCATTTTGTCATCCGCTACTTCGATTAGGCATAAACTCGTGCTATTCTTTACCTCTTTCTTTTCATCCATGAGTGTTACGGAACATATTCAATCCGTACGTTCTCCTGATGATCATTTCACTCTTGACTTTTATCTATATGAGGCTGGAGCTGCTGGTTTATTTGGAATCAGAGCAGAATTAGACGGACCGCTATCGTTTAAGAAGAAATTCTATTTTGCAGATAATGCAGATCAGCTGAAAGTAGAACGGGAAAGTAATCATGTGATATCGATCATAAGTTACATCTGGACTGACATATATTTAGGTTTTTGTAAGCGTTTAAAATATGAGGAGGGTGAATGATGGGTTCAAGGATCATGCATATAATAATCGGTAACAAAATTGCAGAGTCGCTCAAAATAGAAGATAAAACGACATTTTTATTGGGGAACATTGCCCCAGATGCAGTATTTTCACACGAGGAGAAAACAGCTTCACATTTTTACGCAGGTGAAATACAAGATTTTACGAGAAAGATTGATTATAACACCTTTCTGCATAAATACAGTAACCTGACAGAAAACCCTTATATACTAGGATATATTGCACACTTAATTGCAGATGATATATGGTTAAGAGGTTTTAATCTTTCCTGGCTGCGAAACAGAATGGAAGCAGATCCTGACTTGTATCAGTTATACCATCACGATTTTCGCTTATTAAATGGAAAATTGCTTAGGGAATATGGTTTTACTGCAGACCTAAGAAAAAGTCTCGGTCGTTTTTCTGAAATGATTAATTTAGATGAAGTGAAGCCCGACGATGTGGAAAAATTTGTCCCTTATGTGTTAGGTGATATGGAATACACTGAGGAGCAATTACATGAAAAACTCAGAGTATTTACGCTTGATCAGATCATTGGTTATGTAGAGACATCCGTTAATCTAGGTGTTTTTAATGTAAAGCGAGTTCTTGCAAATCAAGTATAAAGGAAGGGAACTGATCTCAATGATTTATCGTAGAAAAATGTACCATGTCGATCCATCTGTTGTTAAAGATTTTAACGAACATTTTAACAAAACCCTTTTACCGACCCAGCTTAAATATGGTGCGCGATTAGTTGGCAGATGGATGACGGAAGATAAGGATGGAGTCATCGAGATTTTTGCGATATGGGAATATAGCAGCTTCGAGGACTATGAACAGATTGAAAGCAAAGTGAAAGGTGACGACCAGCACGTTAAGCGCGTTCAGCAATGGTTTGAAAAAATGGGACGGAAATATAATCTCAAAGAATTATTTTATAAGATTGATCAAGACTTCTTGAAAACAACAGTCCCAGTAGATAAATCATAGGTCAGGAAGGGGAATAGCATTGTTTAAATCAGCTATCGACGCAGAAAGTAATCTTGCTATTTTGGAGCCAAGACATGCTGCAGAATTATATCAATTAGTAGACGAGAGTCGTGATAGTATAGGAGAATGGCTTGCTTTTCCTAAGAAAACGAACAAAATAGAAGATTCGAAAATATTTATTGAAAAATCGTTGAAGCGATTAACAGAGAATAATGGCTACTGGGCTGGGATTTGGCATAAAGAAAAAATGGCTGGTTCCATCGGTTTCTTATACATGGATTGGAATACTAGAAAAACCGAAATTGGCTATTGGTTAGGTGATAATTTTAAAGGTAAAGGTTTAGCAACAAAGGCTGTTTCTCGCTTTATTCTCCATGCATTCCATAATCTTGACTTGAATAAAGTGGAGATAAATGCAGCTAGAACAAATGAAAAGAGTAGAGCGATACCGGAACGACTTGGTTTTCAACAAGAGGGAATCATTCGAGACTATGAATATATAAATGGTGAATATCGCGACCGGGTTGTCTATGGTCTTTGAAAAGAAGAGTGGAGCGCACTGTCTGATCATTTGCGGAAAGGATGACATCATGTTCGGTTACCTTCCAGAATTTCGTTCCTATTATAAGGGATTATTACATTTAGCTGCATTTGATAGTCAAGATAACACAAAAATAGATTTCTATTCGAACCAGTCAACAATAAAGAATTAATGCAACTAAAGGAAAAATACCATATAGCTGAAATAGCTGGAAATGGTGATTTATGAACCGATAGATGTGCAAAAAAATCACTATTTTAAAAAGTACTATAAGTTTAGAAATCTTGATGAATTTTAAAAAGTACTTGTATAAGTTCATATAAAGCTGACCTTTCTAAACTCTTATACAAGTTTTCATAGAATTGGATGCTCAATTAGCTACATGTAATACCAAATGACAAGGAGGAGACTACGTGAAAATAACTTTAGAAACGTTTCGATTTGCTTTGTTGTTAGTTTTGTTTGGAACTGTTTTAAGCTTCATTTCCTACATGTTATTATACCCGATGATAGGAGAAAATGCAGAACGTTATTATAGTTGGGTTGCGACAATTGGATCTTTTGTTTTACTGTTATTTCTCTATCAAAAAAAAGGTTGGGGTAAGGGTTATTTTAAGAAATCTATACTTTGGCTTTCCCTCGGTTTAGTCGTTTTATTAGCAATGTTTATTCCTGACTTATCTCCAGCCCATCATTACTCTAATGTTTTTGTTTATTCATATGGATTCCCTATTTCCTTTTTAACGGTTCGAAGTGAAGGTGGATCAAGCTTTCTTGCTACGAATCTGCTATCAGATAGCGATGTAAGTATGGATGGAGGAATAATATTCAACTTCCTTATCTTTTATTTTGTCTTACATTTTATCTTCACAAAAACAAAGCTATTAGAGAAGTGAAGGTAAGTTTGTCTGCTGGAATAAACTTTTTGATAGTAATAGGCCTTATTTATGCTTTAACTTTTATAAAGAGAGGGGAACGATTGTGGCCATCTATTTAGTGCGTCATGCAAAAGATGATGAAAGCTTTCGTGGTGGTTGGAGT includes the following:
- a CDS encoding MFS transporter, with product MYFVMVTWLLIELTGEAFYTGLLVSVGFLPGLVMNLLFGVIVDRFDRRLLTLCSSWVSFLTLCSMAFIIWGGWLTALVIMLTHMVIQLTGSLFRPAMQAFIAENFTKERLPKVFSQTSTAAIIGGLIGSSLGGVIIGFLSEIAAIGIVCVAFLVASIALFGIRGIQNNKYTAKKSIKSDFTEGFRYLRSNRLLLQLFGVMFIGQLVFHTCIAFLSPYTIEYLNQSAQIYGLLDAFVSIGGVIAGLLGTWWWNKSKNYLSVSSLLVVIFGLLSIGWAPSLFFAFAGALLIGIGTTWIRVLLQSVQQIATDKAFHGRMSSYRMICNQGSVVISGPILGWIASTYGANMVYTALLLPVVAAIIFAFRQSKHQGFIQITKRKTA
- a CDS encoding GNAT family N-acetyltransferase, which codes for MIRQFSLLDIQNIVPLMEQLGYPANKSQLEKRLSAIGELSNAYMLVAEMDGEVFGFLGMFLQHYFEYDGQYAQIGIFIVDKDHRRQGIGKQMLERAEKWAKANGARAVMINSGNRNERLAAHQMYENLGYEAKSIGFIKNIIINDSDDGET
- a CDS encoding DUF5412 family protein encodes the protein MKDKENLQTKTRTWFTIILSSATSIRHKLVLFFTSFFSSMSVTEHIQSVRSPDDHFTLDFYLYEAGAAGLFGIRAELDGPLSFKKKFYFADNADQLKVERESNHVISIISYIWTDIYLGFCKRLKYEEGE
- a CDS encoding zinc dependent phospholipase C family protein, yielding MGSRIMHIIIGNKIAESLKIEDKTTFLLGNIAPDAVFSHEEKTASHFYAGEIQDFTRKIDYNTFLHKYSNLTENPYILGYIAHLIADDIWLRGFNLSWLRNRMEADPDLYQLYHHDFRLLNGKLLREYGFTADLRKSLGRFSEMINLDEVKPDDVEKFVPYVLGDMEYTEEQLHEKLRVFTLDQIIGYVETSVNLGVFNVKRVLANQV
- a CDS encoding NIPSNAP family protein — translated: MIYRRKMYHVDPSVVKDFNEHFNKTLLPTQLKYGARLVGRWMTEDKDGVIEIFAIWEYSSFEDYEQIESKVKGDDQHVKRVQQWFEKMGRKYNLKELFYKIDQDFLKTTVPVDKS
- a CDS encoding GNAT family N-acetyltransferase; translation: MFKSAIDAESNLAILEPRHAAELYQLVDESRDSIGEWLAFPKKTNKIEDSKIFIEKSLKRLTENNGYWAGIWHKEKMAGSIGFLYMDWNTRKTEIGYWLGDNFKGKGLATKAVSRFILHAFHNLDLNKVEINAARTNEKSRAIPERLGFQQEGIIRDYEYINGEYRDRVVYGL